The sequence ATTCCGGTTAATAGAGAGCAACTTCAAAGTAGCAAAACATGCCATATTAATGGACATAAATCCGGGGATAATAAAGATCAAGACCGACCTGCATTCAGATACTGGAATAACGATTTTAGCAAACTCTATAACCCTCACCCCCGGGACTTTAACCCTTGACGTCGACAAAAAACTCGGGGAAACTTATCTTTACGTGCATTGGATAGATGTTGAAACGCTCAACAGAGAGGTTGCGGGTGAAAAGATTAAGGGGGACATCGAAGCATGGTTGAAGAAAATCTTCTGGTGAGTCCTTTTGGATGGGGCGCAGTAGTGCTAGTGATTACTTCTCTGGTTTTATCGTATCGCGTACTGTTTGGACCAACCTTAGCTGACAGAATAGTCGGCATCAACACCGTAACAACAAAAACCGTAGTTATATTGGCAATATTTGCTTTCATAGCAAAAGAGTACTTTTTCTTAGATCTTGCAGTTGTTCTTCTCATGGTTAACGCTGTGGGAGGGCTGATATTAGCAAAGTACATGGAGGGAGCAAAGTGATAGAATACCTCCTTCTTCTCCTTGGAGAGTCCATAATGATATTCGGAACTCTCGGGATACTCCGCTTTCCCGATGTGTATACTCGTCTTCATGCGGCAACAAAGTGCGATACTGGCGGAGCAATGAGCATTCTCATAGCCCTAGCAATTGCTTCAGAAGCTTCCCTACTGATTAAGCTAAAATTCCTCGTGCTGGCGTTTTTAATCGCCCTAATAAACCCCATGGTCTCCCATGCAATAGCGAGAGGAGCCTATAAGTATGGAATAAAACCAAAAGTTGTGGTGGATATGTATGCCTGGGATAATCCTTGACGTACTTCTCTTAACCATGATTATCCTATCAATTGCCGTGATAGAAGAGGAAAACCTAGTTAGTGCAGTTGTTAAATACGCCTTTCTCAGCCTAGCCTTTGTTCTTGTGTTGACCCTTTTAAAGGCTCCCGACGTTGCCCTTTCTGCCATTGTTGTAGGAGCGGTTGTCATAGGCGTGTTTCTCTTTACGATTCGGGAGGTGGAAAAGTGAAGCGATTAGCTGCCATTCTTTTACTCCTAGCTCTTGCTTATGTTTTCACTGGCTTGGATTACTCCAAAAGTGAAGGGGGAAGTTACGAGTACTATATCACTAACTGGAAAGAAGTTGGAATTCCCAATTTAGTAACGGCAATCTTGGCGGATTGGAGGGCATACGATAGTTTAGGAGAAGCAACTCTCCTTTTTACAGCAATTGCGGGCTTTTACCTTCTTCTGGGAGGGAAGAAAAAATGAAGATGAGCTTGATAGTGCGAACAACAACGAAGCTCATAAGCCCGTTTCTAGTGGCTTATTCCGCTTATCTAATGCTCTATGGTCATTTAAGTCCGGGAGGAGGATTCCAGGCGGGGGTTATATTAGCGGTCAGCATTATCCTCTTGATAACCTCTCATGGTTACAACAGGGTTAGAAAAACCTTCAAATTCTGGGAAGTTCAGCTCATCGAAGGGATCTCGGGGGAATTTTTAGCCCTCCTAGCAACAGCAGGTGTGTTCTTCGGTGGATTTTTCTACAACTTTTTGCGAGGAGGAGAGCTCGGCTCCCTTATAAGTGGTGGAATAATCCCCCTATTTAACATAGGCGTTGCATTGAAGGTTGGAGCGGCATTTACGTTCATGTTTTACATCCTGCTGAGGTGGGTGGAACGTGATTAACCCCGAACTTGCTGGAATTATAATAATCCTCATAGGACTTTATGGCCTCATGACAAAGGAAAACCTGATCAAGATAGTCCTGTCCATAAACGTAGTGTCCATAGGGCTCGTCCTCTTCTTTATTGGGACTGGCTATGTAGAAGGAGGGGACGTTCCAATAATGCCCAGAGAAAAAGTTGTCGATCCTTTACCCGCTACCCTTATGCTTACCACTCTCGTTGTTGATGTTGCCATAACTTCCCTTGCGTTGGCATTAATCCTAAAGATGAGGAGGGAAGAAGAATGATCCCCATTATTGTTGCATTTCCCCTTATTATGGCATTTTTAACCTCCATCCTTCCAGCTTTAAGGAGAGAGAGGTTTTCCAAGCATCTGTTCCTAATTGGCATGCTGTCCCCATGGCTTATTCTACCCCAAATAATCAATAACCTCCCCTCCAATGAAGTTGTCGGAAACTGGAGCAGAGTCTCTGGCATTGAGGTTGCCGTAGATGCTTATAACATCCCCTTTATAGTGGCAGAGCTTATTCTCTCTGCTTTTGTTGCCCTCTATGTGTGGAGCTATTATCCAAGAAAAATTGAAAACAAGGCCTATGTCCTTATCCTCCTTCTTCATTCAGGACTCCTGGGAGCTTTTATAAGCAGAGACCTCTTCAATTATTATATCTACATGGAGATAGCATCGGTAGCAAGCTTTGCTCTTGTGGGAATTTCAAAGGAGAAAGGAGCAAGGAGGGCAGCTTTCAAATACACGGTCTTTTCCCTTCTGGCTTCATACATTTTCATCTTGGGGATAGGGATTATCTACCTGAAAACAGGCTACCTGAACCTAGCCCTTATAAAAGAAAACCTGAGAATGTCGAGAGAGATTAACGCAGCTTTAGCACTATCTTTTACATCTCTGCTCTTGAAGAGTGGCATCTTCCCTCTGTACTTCTGGCTTCCAGACGCTCATTCTAAGGCAGATGCTCCAGTAAGTGCCTTGCTTTCCGGCCTTGTAGTCAAAGCTCCTGCATACGGGATGATTCTTCTCACATTGACGTTCCCAATCAATAGTTTCGTGCAAAAAACGTTGCTTTCTCTGGCGTTCCTTTCTATGTTTTTTGGGATAGGCATGATGCTTCTTCAGAAAAATTCAGAGAGACTTTTGGCTTATTCCACAGTATCCCAGATGGGATATGTACTTCTCGGAATAGCCCTCTTAAATCCTTTGGCCGCAGCTTACTATGCCTTAGCCCACGCCCTCTTTAAAGGAGGCCTTTTCCTTAGTGTAGGAAGCTTAGCGGAGCACTATGAAACTCGGGATTTGGAAAAACTATCGTATAGGAATAATAAGATTTTAATGCTTGCAATCGTTTTGCTAAGCCTTGCTATCGGAGGTGTTAGCCCCTTTATCGGAGCATTTGGGAAGGCTATGCTAATTGAGAACCTCAAGGGATTTCTGAAATATGCTTTTTATGCGGGGGGAATCGGCACTCTGGTGTCGTTTACAAAGCTTAACTATTATCTTTCGAAAAGAGGAGAAAAAATCGAAATCCCCAAAAGAAAAGAAGTGATTTCATTATCTCTTGGAATCCTAACACTTCTCGGAGGCATCTACCTCTATCCGCATCTCAGCGTCCTCAAAGACTCAATCAGCCTCGCCATTGCCATCTTTATCTTCTACCTGCTCAGGAAGCTGGGAGTCTTTGAGGTATCCCTTAGGGCTTTTACACCGGAGCAATTCAAAACCCTGGGCAAAGAGATAAATGCTTATATGCTCCTCTTCACTGCTGTATTGCTATTATTTTTATTCAATTTCCTTTAGCGAAACTTCCATAACCTCTTCGATATTTTGTAGTTCTGCGATAAGCTCTTCTTTGCTTATATCCATCTGACTTACATCAACAACCGCAACTATTGCTCCAAGGCCAATTTGCTCCATTTCCTCAGCTTCGCTGAATAGGATGTTAACCCTATGCTTCCCAAGAGTGCCGGTAATTTTAGCCAGAACTCCGGGTTTGTCCTTAACAACGAGTTCAATCTCTACAAGTTCTTTTCCGGGAAGGGCTATCCTTTCGAGGTGAATTTCATTTAGATCGGTATCAATTTCCACTAAGAAGTAAGCGTCTTTAACAAGCCCTACTTCATACGCCCATTCCAGCGGTATCTCTATCTTTCCGTTCTCCTTAATCCTTAAAATTTCATAGTGCCTCATGAGGATAACTAATGCTTCACAAAATAAAAAGCTTCTTCCTTTCTTAGAAAATTTTTTAATAAGGGAAATACCAGAAAGAGTGGAGGTGCACTCGTGGAAATTGGCGTAATTGGGTATGTGTTCACTATAATCGCAATTGCACGGCTTTTTGCTGAGATATTTGAACGCCTAGGTTATCCAGGATTCCTTGGCGA comes from Thermococcus alcaliphilus and encodes:
- a CDS encoding monovalent cation/H+ antiporter complex subunit F is translated as MVEENLLVSPFGWGAVVLVITSLVLSYRVLFGPTLADRIVGINTVTTKTVVILAIFAFIAKEYFFLDLAVVLLMVNAVGGLILAKYMEGAK
- the mnhG gene encoding monovalent cation/H(+) antiporter subunit G; its protein translation is MIEYLLLLLGESIMIFGTLGILRFPDVYTRLHAATKCDTGGAMSILIALAIASEASLLIKLKFLVLAFLIALINPMVSHAIARGAYKYGIKPKVVVDMYAWDNP
- a CDS encoding hydrogenase subunit MbhD domain-containing protein, with the translated sequence MPGIILDVLLLTMIILSIAVIEEENLVSAVVKYAFLSLAFVLVLTLLKAPDVALSAIVVGAVVIGVFLFTIREVEK
- a CDS encoding Na(+)/H(+) antiporter subunit B, translated to MKMSLIVRTTTKLISPFLVAYSAYLMLYGHLSPGGGFQAGVILAVSIILLITSHGYNRVRKTFKFWEVQLIEGISGEFLALLATAGVFFGGFFYNFLRGGELGSLISGGIIPLFNIGVALKVGAAFTFMFYILLRWVERD
- a CDS encoding cation:proton antiporter subunit C, which translates into the protein MINPELAGIIIILIGLYGLMTKENLIKIVLSINVVSIGLVLFFIGTGYVEGGDVPIMPREKVVDPLPATLMLTTLVVDVAITSLALALILKMRREEE
- a CDS encoding proton-conducting transporter transmembrane domain-containing protein; translation: MIPIIVAFPLIMAFLTSILPALRRERFSKHLFLIGMLSPWLILPQIINNLPSNEVVGNWSRVSGIEVAVDAYNIPFIVAELILSAFVALYVWSYYPRKIENKAYVLILLLHSGLLGAFISRDLFNYYIYMEIASVASFALVGISKEKGARRAAFKYTVFSLLASYIFILGIGIIYLKTGYLNLALIKENLRMSREINAALALSFTSLLLKSGIFPLYFWLPDAHSKADAPVSALLSGLVVKAPAYGMILLTLTFPINSFVQKTLLSLAFLSMFFGIGMMLLQKNSERLLAYSTVSQMGYVLLGIALLNPLAAAYYALAHALFKGGLFLSVGSLAEHYETRDLEKLSYRNNKILMLAIVLLSLAIGGVSPFIGAFGKAMLIENLKGFLKYAFYAGGIGTLVSFTKLNYYLSKRGEKIEIPKRKEVISLSLGILTLLGGIYLYPHLSVLKDSISLAIAIFIFYLLRKLGVFEVSLRAFTPEQFKTLGKEINAYMLLFTAVLLLFLFNFL
- a CDS encoding ACT domain-containing protein — its product is MRHYEILRIKENGKIEIPLEWAYEVGLVKDAYFLVEIDTDLNEIHLERIALPGKELVEIELVVKDKPGVLAKITGTLGKHRVNILFSEAEEMEQIGLGAIVAVVDVSQMDISKEELIAELQNIEEVMEVSLKEIE